Proteins encoded together in one Campylobacter peloridis LMG 23910 window:
- a CDS encoding capsular polysaccharide export system, ATP-binding protein: MIKLVNLTKSFPLRNGGRHYVFKNLSFEFPENCSIGLMGRNGAGKSTLMKLLSGSLLPDRGKIITNKKLSWPLGLAGAFQHRLSARDNARFVARVYGYKGKALEEKVKFVEDFAELGKFFDEPMNTYSAGMSARISFGLSMAFDFDYYLIDEAGAVGDPKFREKSSKIYKEKLSNSKVIMVSHNVAEIKQWCDKIIFMQNGQATIYDDVDEGIAVYQGKINAK; encoded by the coding sequence ATGATAAAATTAGTAAATTTAACCAAATCCTTTCCTTTGCGTAATGGCGGGAGACATTATGTTTTTAAAAATTTAAGTTTTGAATTTCCTGAAAATTGTAGCATAGGCTTAATGGGACGCAACGGAGCTGGAAAATCTACTTTGATGAAGTTATTAAGTGGTTCGTTACTTCCTGATAGGGGTAAGATTATCACTAATAAAAAACTATCTTGGCCCTTAGGTTTAGCAGGAGCTTTTCAGCATAGACTCTCAGCAAGAGACAACGCACGCTTTGTTGCTAGAGTATATGGTTATAAAGGCAAAGCTTTGGAAGAAAAAGTTAAATTTGTAGAAGATTTTGCCGAGCTTGGTAAATTTTTTGATGAACCAATGAATACTTACTCAGCAGGTATGAGTGCTAGAATTTCTTTTGGTTTAAGCATGGCTTTTGATTTTGATTATTACTTAATTGATGAAGCAGGTGCTGTGGGAGATCCTAAATTTAGAGAAAAAAGTTCTAAAATTTATAAAGAAAAATTAAGCAATTCAAAAGTTATCATGGTTTCGCATAATGTAGCTGAAATTAAACAATGGTGTGATAAAATTATCTTTATGCAAAATGGACAAGCTACAATATATGATGATGTAGATGAGGGTATAGCGGTGTATCAAGGAAAAATTAATGCAAAATGA